Proteins found in one Rhodobacteraceae bacterium D3-12 genomic segment:
- a CDS encoding DUF1801 domain-containing protein codes for MAENKTQATQADVGAYLAQIEPERRRQEALKLDAIFRRVSGFEPRLWGPSIIGYGRYHYVYDSGREGDFLATGFAVRKAKLVVYIMPGYADFSAVLPRLGKHKTGKSCLYINKLSDIDESVLEELIRAGLEDLGARWPVEAG; via the coding sequence ATGGCCGAGAATAAGACGCAAGCGACGCAGGCGGATGTGGGGGCTTATCTCGCGCAGATAGAACCGGAGCGGCGACGGCAGGAGGCGTTAAAGCTGGATGCGATTTTCCGGCGTGTGAGCGGGTTTGAGCCGCGCCTGTGGGGGCCGTCCATCATCGGATACGGGCGGTATCATTATGTCTATGACAGCGGGCGCGAGGGTGATTTCCTTGCCACCGGCTTTGCGGTGAGGAAAGCGAAGCTGGTGGTCTATATCATGCCGGGCTATGCCGATTTTAGCGCGGTGCTGCCCCGGCTTGGCAAGCACAAGACCGGCAAGTCTTGTTTATATATCAACAAGTTGTCTGACATAGATGAATCAGTGCTTGAGGAGTTGATCAGAGCCGGACTTGAAGATCTGGGCGCGCGCTGGCCGGTTGAGGCGGGCTAG
- a CDS encoding cytochrome c: MIQINDCPPFAVHAARIIALQKKGAKEMSRVLTGFAAGCAALGLLVACSVAAPHPGRVTFAQYCAGCHGATGMGDGVNAGDLSVPPADLTVLSAVNDGMFPTEHVMATVYGYPGKHAASMMPEFGSLLNGPKQIWVSPKGEEVMTPVALLELADYVERLQR, from the coding sequence ATGATCCAGATCAATGATTGTCCGCCCTTTGCGGTGCATGCTGCAAGGATAATAGCGCTTCAGAAGAAAGGTGCCAAAGAGATGAGCAGGGTTTTGACAGGGTTTGCAGCGGGATGTGCCGCGCTTGGTTTGCTGGTGGCGTGCAGTGTCGCGGCGCCGCATCCGGGGCGGGTGACGTTTGCGCAATATTGCGCCGGGTGCCACGGGGCGACGGGCATGGGCGATGGGGTGAACGCGGGCGATTTGTCTGTGCCGCCAGCCGATTTGACGGTGCTGAGCGCCGTTAACGACGGGATGTTTCCGACCGAACATGTCATGGCCACGGTGTACGGCTATCCGGGCAAACACGCGGCGTCGATGATGCCGGAATTCGGCTCGCTTTTGAACGGGCCCAAGCAGATCTGGGTGTCGCCCAAGGGGGAAGAGGTGATGACGCCCGTCGCCTTGCTTGAGCTTGCGGATTACGTGGAGAGGCTTCAGCGTTAA
- the murC gene encoding UDP-N-acetylmuramate--L-alanine ligase, giving the protein MNAAATKLPGDVGPIHFVGIGGIGMSGIAEVLVNHGYVVQGSDLKSTPITERLAGMGAHIFEGQKAANLENAEVVVISSAIKPGNPELDEARRLGLPVVRRAEMLAELMRLKSNIAVAGTHGKTTTTTMVAALLDHGNFDPTVINGGIIHAYGSNARVGEGEWMVVEADESDGTFNRLPATIAIVTNIDPEHMEHWGTEEALHQGFEDFVSNIPFYGLAVCCTDDPDVQTLVGKITDRRVVTFGFNAQADVRAVNLTYKAGVAHFDIVLSGEGKMIEGCSLPMPGDHNVSNALSAVAIARHLGMKSEEIRAALAAFGGVNRRFTRVGEVGGVSIIDDYGHHPVEIAAVLKAARQATEGRVIAVHQPHRYSRLSSLFEDFCTCFNEADVVAIADVYAAGEEPIAGADRDGLVAGLIAHGHRHARAIEDLDDLVRLVKEQAKPGDMVVCLGAGTISTWAHALPEKLSA; this is encoded by the coding sequence ATGAATGCAGCGGCGACCAAGCTTCCCGGAGATGTAGGACCGATCCATTTTGTGGGCATCGGGGGCATTGGCATGTCGGGGATTGCCGAAGTTCTGGTGAACCACGGCTATGTGGTTCAGGGGTCGGATTTGAAATCGACGCCGATCACCGAGCGGCTTGCCGGGATGGGCGCGCATATCTTTGAAGGGCAGAAGGCCGCGAACCTTGAAAACGCCGAAGTCGTCGTGATTTCATCCGCGATCAAGCCGGGCAACCCGGAGTTGGACGAGGCGCGTCGGTTGGGGTTGCCGGTGGTGCGCCGGGCGGAAATGCTGGCTGAATTGATGCGGCTCAAATCCAACATCGCGGTGGCTGGCACCCACGGCAAGACCACGACGACGACGATGGTGGCGGCCCTTTTGGATCACGGCAATTTTGATCCCACAGTGATCAACGGCGGGATCATCCACGCCTATGGCTCGAACGCCCGTGTGGGTGAGGGCGAGTGGATGGTGGTGGAGGCCGACGAAAGCGACGGCACCTTTAACCGCCTGCCAGCGACGATTGCGATTGTGACCAATATCGACCCCGAACATATGGAGCATTGGGGCACGGAAGAGGCGCTGCACCAAGGGTTTGAGGATTTCGTCAGCAACATCCCTTTTTACGGCTTGGCCGTATGCTGCACCGATGACCCGGATGTGCAGACTTTGGTCGGTAAAATCACCGACCGGCGTGTTGTCACCTTTGGTTTTAACGCGCAGGCCGATGTGCGGGCGGTGAACCTGACATATAAGGCCGGGGTGGCGCATTTCGATATTGTGCTGTCGGGCGAGGGCAAGATGATCGAAGGCTGTAGCCTGCCGATGCCGGGGGATCACAATGTTTCGAATGCGCTGAGTGCGGTGGCGATTGCGCGCCATCTGGGTATGAAAAGCGAAGAGATCCGCGCCGCATTGGCCGCCTTTGGCGGGGTGAACCGGCGGTTCACGCGGGTTGGCGAAGTGGGTGGCGTGTCGATCATTGATGATTACGGCCATCACCCGGTTGAGATTGCCGCCGTTCTGAAGGCCGCGCGGCAAGCCACCGAAGGGCGCGTGATCGCGGTGCATCAGCCGCATCGCTATTCCCGTCTGTCGAGCCTGTTCGAGGATTTTTGCACCTGTTTCAACGAGGCCGACGTGGTGGCGATTGCAGACGTCTATGCCGCCGGGGAAGAGCCGATTGCGGGCGCGGATCGTGACGGGTTGGTCGCCGGGCTGATCGCTCACGGGCATCGCCATGCGCGCGCGATCGAGGATCTGGATGATCTGGTGCGGCTGGTGAAGGAGCAGGCCAAGCCGGGCGATATGGTTGTGTGTCTTGGCGCGGGGACAATCTCGACCTGGGCGCATGCTTTGCCGGAGAAGCTGAGCGCGTGA
- a CDS encoding VOC family protein, with protein sequence MVGRLEHVNVTVSDLDRAVALVSQLFGWHLRWRGAAKDGGETAHVGDADSYVALYKHPKQNGAPVDSYRTTGGLNHIGVVVEDLDAVEARVKAAGLVAHNHADYEPGRRFYFDDQDGTEWEVVSYS encoded by the coding sequence ATGGTTGGACGATTGGAACATGTGAACGTCACGGTGAGCGATCTGGACCGCGCGGTGGCGTTGGTTTCGCAGCTGTTCGGCTGGCATCTGCGCTGGCGCGGGGCGGCCAAGGATGGCGGCGAGACCGCGCATGTGGGCGACGCGGACAGCTATGTCGCGCTGTACAAGCACCCGAAGCAGAACGGCGCACCGGTGGACAGCTATCGCACCACGGGCGGGTTGAACCATATCGGCGTGGTGGTTGAGGATCTGGACGCGGTCGAGGCGCGGGTCAAAGCGGCCGGGTTGGTGGCGCATAATCACGCGGATTACGAGCCGGGGCGGCGGTTCTATTTCGACGATCAGGATGGCACCGAGTGGGAGGTGGTGAGCTATTCCTGA
- a CDS encoding PaaI family thioesterase: MTLTPETAQSFLTENFADWVRALDLTITAIGAEGAVLHMPITPALARVGGILSGQALAAMADTAMVFACAGHMGEFRPIATTNLDTQFLRPGIGDAVRCEATVVRAGKALIFARATMIAEPSNKPVATANATFFVP; encoded by the coding sequence ATGACCCTTACCCCCGAAACGGCCCAATCCTTCCTGACCGAGAATTTCGCCGATTGGGTGCGCGCGCTCGACCTTACCATCACGGCAATCGGAGCAGAGGGGGCAGTGCTGCATATGCCAATCACCCCCGCGCTGGCACGCGTCGGCGGTATCCTCTCGGGACAGGCGCTCGCCGCGATGGCCGATACGGCGATGGTCTTTGCCTGCGCCGGGCATATGGGCGAATTCCGCCCCATCGCCACCACCAACCTCGACACGCAATTCCTGCGCCCCGGCATCGGCGACGCGGTGCGTTGCGAGGCCACGGTCGTGCGCGCCGGCAAGGCGCTGATCTTTGCCCGCGCCACGATGATCGCCGAGCCGTCAAACAAACCTGTCGCCACCGCCAACGCCACGTTTTTCGTGCCATAG
- a CDS encoding APC family permease, whose translation MGEEHLKRRIGLGLLTAYGVGVMVGAGIYVLVGAVAGAAGLWAPMAFLCAGMIAVPTALSYSEFSARIPEAAGEAAYVGRALSSQLLAVLVGLAIVVAGTVSAAAVLRGGVGYLTAVMEVPEGAAMIVLGAGLTLVAVIGVLESLWLAAVFTAVEIIGLVLVFGAGMSAEPVAGFAAQEWLVLPDELALTGIAAGAALAFFAFIGFEDIVNMAEEVKEPERNMPRAILIALALTTLIYAGVSFAAVRAVELRDLAGSEKPLVLVWEAGFGATWAGSVVVLSAIAVFAALNGVLAQIVMASRVLFGLGKRTALLGVFHHANTRTGTPVLASVLIGAAVVGAAIALPVAVLAEGASSILLGVFMLVNLSLIVMKIREPEAPFRVWMAVPVVGLVLAGGALAVNLGGMG comes from the coding sequence ATGGGTGAAGAGCATCTAAAGCGCAGGATCGGCTTGGGTCTTTTGACCGCCTATGGCGTGGGCGTCATGGTTGGGGCGGGGATTTATGTTCTGGTCGGTGCGGTGGCCGGGGCGGCGGGGCTTTGGGCGCCAATGGCGTTTCTGTGTGCCGGGATGATCGCGGTTCCGACCGCGCTGTCTTATTCCGAGTTTTCAGCGCGCATTCCCGAGGCGGCGGGCGAGGCGGCCTATGTCGGGCGGGCATTGAGCAGCCAGCTTTTGGCGGTGCTGGTTGGGTTGGCCATTGTGGTGGCGGGCACGGTGTCGGCGGCGGCGGTGTTGCGCGGCGGGGTCGGGTATTTGACCGCTGTTATGGAGGTGCCGGAGGGCGCGGCGATGATCGTGCTGGGCGCGGGGCTGACCTTGGTGGCGGTGATCGGGGTGCTGGAGAGCCTGTGGTTGGCGGCGGTGTTCACGGCGGTTGAGATCATCGGTTTGGTGCTGGTGTTCGGGGCGGGGATGAGTGCCGAACCGGTGGCGGGATTTGCGGCGCAAGAGTGGCTGGTCCTGCCAGACGAGCTTGCCCTTACCGGGATCGCGGCGGGGGCGGCGTTGGCGTTTTTCGCCTTTATCGGTTTTGAGGACATCGTGAATATGGCCGAGGAAGTAAAGGAGCCGGAACGCAACATGCCGCGCGCTATCCTGATTGCTCTGGCTCTGACCACGCTGATTTATGCGGGGGTGAGTTTTGCCGCCGTGCGGGCCGTGGAGCTGCGCGATTTGGCGGGGAGCGAGAAGCCGCTGGTTTTGGTTTGGGAGGCAGGTTTCGGCGCGACATGGGCCGGATCGGTTGTGGTGTTGTCGGCGATTGCCGTTTTCGCCGCGCTGAACGGTGTGTTGGCGCAGATTGTCATGGCGAGCCGGGTGCTGTTTGGTCTGGGCAAACGCACCGCGCTGTTGGGGGTTTTCCACCATGCCAACACGCGCACCGGGACGCCGGTTTTGGCCTCTGTTTTGATCGGGGCAGCCGTGGTTGGCGCGGCGATTGCATTGCCTGTGGCGGTGTTGGCCGAGGGGGCCAGTTCGATCCTGCTGGGTGTTTTCATGTTGGTGAACCTGTCGTTGATCGTTATGAAAATACGAGAGCCTGAGGCGCCGTTCCGGGTGTGGATGGCGGTTCCGGTTGTGGGGCTTGTCCTTGCGGGCGGGGCTTTGGCGGTCAATCTTGGAGGGATGGGATGA
- a CDS encoding DUF2484 family protein, which yields MSLSLFLGCLWVVAATVVAMLPMRRQYVPGLSLLIAAPVLIGYIGWQHGWVFAALGLAAFVSMFRNPLRYLWRRARGEAVELPPEMRK from the coding sequence ATGAGCCTCTCGCTGTTTTTGGGGTGTTTGTGGGTGGTTGCGGCCACGGTGGTGGCGATGCTACCGATGCGGCGGCAATATGTGCCGGGGCTGAGCCTGTTGATCGCGGCCCCGGTTTTGATCGGCTATATCGGCTGGCAGCATGGCTGGGTGTTCGCGGCGCTTGGGCTGGCGGCGTTTGTGTCGATGTTTCGCAACCCGCTACGCTATTTGTGGCGCAGGGCGCGGGGCGAGGCGGTGGAATTGCCGCCCGAGATGCGCAAATGA
- a CDS encoding NAD(P)/FAD-dependent oxidoreductase yields MDINTLILGAGAAGLMAAAHCGPSTVVIDHAKAPGEKIRISGGGRCNFTNMYCEPTAFHGANPHFAKSALARYTQWDFISLISDHGIAWHEKTLGQLFCDGKSTQVVTMLTSLCAAAGAELRLETSLTELSHDGTHFKATLARGNMRETLRARNLIVATGGKSIPKMGATGLAYDIARQFGHALVAPRPALVPLTFPDGRFAGLSGLSLPVRATAGSTSFDEAMLFTHRGLSGPAILQISSYWEDGSAITLDLSPAQNIFETLRNRRQTHGRKQLSTELATLLPARLASHLADALPLKGNLADQSDTALRDLADSLHHWTLTPSGTEGYRTAEVTAGGIATDEVSSQTLQSTRLHGLYFVGECLDVTGWLGGYNFQWAWSSAMAAAQAITAHP; encoded by the coding sequence ATGGACATCAACACGCTCATCCTCGGCGCAGGCGCGGCTGGCCTTATGGCGGCGGCCCATTGCGGACCCTCCACCGTGGTCATCGACCACGCCAAAGCACCGGGCGAGAAAATTCGCATCTCTGGCGGGGGAAGGTGCAATTTCACCAACATGTATTGCGAGCCGACGGCGTTCCACGGCGCCAATCCGCATTTCGCCAAATCCGCGCTGGCGCGCTATACGCAATGGGATTTCATCTCGCTGATCTCTGATCACGGTATCGCCTGGCACGAAAAAACGCTGGGCCAGCTGTTTTGCGATGGAAAATCCACGCAGGTGGTCACGATGCTCACCAGCCTCTGCGCCGCCGCCGGGGCCGAGCTGCGGCTCGAAACCTCCCTGACCGAGCTCTCCCACGATGGCACCCACTTCAAAGCGACGCTGGCACGCGGCAACATGCGCGAAACCCTGCGCGCGCGAAATCTGATCGTCGCCACAGGCGGAAAATCCATCCCCAAGATGGGCGCGACCGGCCTCGCCTATGACATCGCGCGCCAGTTTGGTCATGCGCTGGTCGCCCCGCGGCCGGCGCTGGTGCCGCTGACCTTCCCCGACGGTCGGTTCGCCGGGCTGTCCGGCCTGTCCCTGCCGGTGCGCGCCACGGCTGGCAGCACCTCGTTTGACGAAGCTATGCTTTTCACCCACCGCGGGCTCTCCGGCCCGGCAATCCTGCAAATCTCCTCCTATTGGGAGGACGGCAGCGCCATCACGCTCGACCTGTCGCCGGCGCAAAACATCTTTGAAACCTTGCGAAACCGGCGCCAAACACATGGCCGCAAACAACTCTCAACCGAACTCGCAACCCTCCTGCCCGCGCGCCTCGCCAGCCACTTGGCCGACGCACTCCCCCTCAAAGGCAACCTCGCGGATCAATCCGATACGGCCCTGCGTGACCTCGCCGACAGCTTGCATCACTGGACCCTCACGCCCTCCGGCACCGAAGGCTACCGCACCGCCGAAGTCACCGCCGGCGGCATCGCCACGGATGAGGTCAGCTCCCAAACCCTGCAAAGCACGCGCCTACATGGCCTCTATTTCGTTGGCGAATGCCTGGACGTAACAGGCTGGCTCGGCGGCTATAACTTCCAATGGGCGTGGTCCTCGGCCATGGCCGCCGCCCAAGCGATCACCGCCCACCCTTGA
- a CDS encoding UDP-N-acetylglucosamine--N-acetylmuramyl-(pentapeptide) pyrophosphoryl-undecaprenol N-acetylglucosamine transferase produces the protein MAERQRLLVIAAGGTGGHMFPAQALAEVMLRKGWRVKLSTDARGARYTGGFPHSVEIEQVSSATFARGGILAKLAAPFRIGMGVLAQAWRMRRDRPDVVVGFGGYPTIPAMGAAWLLKLPRMIHEQNGVLGRVNRVFAKRVDLVACGTWPTDMPEGIEGHHTGNPVRNAVLERANAAYIAPGDYPMSILVIGGSQGARILSDVVPPAIADLPMDILQYVRVSHQARDEDAERVTQFYAENGIDADVQPFFQDVPRRMTEAQLVISRSGASSVADISVIGRPSILIPYAAAAGDHQSANARGLSEAGAAIVIPESKLEVESLSEQIRLVLSQPEGALAMSQGAIAMGKPEATDELVQLVEQLAGVEQ, from the coding sequence ATGGCAGAACGGCAGAGACTTCTGGTGATCGCGGCGGGTGGCACGGGGGGACATATGTTCCCGGCGCAGGCGCTTGCCGAGGTGATGTTGCGCAAGGGGTGGCGGGTGAAACTGTCTACCGACGCGCGCGGCGCGCGCTATACCGGTGGCTTTCCGCATTCTGTTGAGATCGAGCAGGTGTCGAGCGCGACATTCGCGCGGGGTGGTATTCTGGCCAAGCTGGCCGCGCCGTTCCGGATTGGGATGGGTGTTCTGGCGCAGGCGTGGCGGATGCGGCGCGATAGGCCCGATGTGGTGGTCGGCTTTGGCGGCTATCCCACGATTCCGGCGATGGGCGCGGCGTGGCTGCTCAAGCTGCCGCGGATGATTCATGAGCAGAATGGTGTTTTGGGCCGGGTGAACCGGGTGTTTGCCAAGCGTGTGGATCTTGTTGCCTGTGGCACATGGCCGACCGACATGCCAGAGGGGATCGAGGGGCATCACACCGGCAACCCGGTGCGCAATGCGGTTCTGGAGCGCGCCAATGCGGCCTATATCGCGCCGGGGGATTACCCGATGTCGATCCTTGTGATTGGCGGCAGTCAGGGCGCGCGTATTCTGAGCGATGTGGTGCCGCCAGCGATTGCGGATTTGCCGATGGATATTTTGCAATATGTGCGGGTGAGCCATCAGGCGCGTGATGAAGACGCCGAGCGGGTGACGCAGTTTTACGCCGAAAACGGGATTGACGCCGATGTGCAGCCGTTCTTTCAGGATGTGCCGCGTCGTATGACCGAGGCGCAGCTGGTGATTTCGCGGTCGGGCGCGTCCTCGGTGGCGGATATCAGCGTGATTGGCCGGCCTTCGATTTTGATCCCCTATGCCGCAGCGGCGGGCGATCATCAGAGCGCCAATGCGCGTGGTTTGTCCGAGGCTGGGGCGGCGATTGTCATTCCCGAGAGCAAGCTTGAGGTTGAGAGCCTGAGCGAGCAGATCCGCCTTGTCCTGAGCCAGCCCGAAGGGGCGTTGGCCATGTCGCAGGGCGCGATTGCGATGGGCAAGCCCGAAGCGACAGATGAGTTGGTTCAGCTGGTCGAGCAATTGGCCGGCGTAGAGCAATAA
- a CDS encoding MBL fold metallo-hydrolase, protein MTKPAFSITRRSALMGAAALPIAALGDSPAFAAAKMMGLATTRFNRFKLGGFEVTTLLAGTRTVPDPHAIFGLNASEDDFAAASAAAGIPTDKAQFFFTPTVVNTGSELILFDTGLNAGGITGALEAAGYSADQIDTVVLTHMHGDHIGGLMEGGAATFANAKYVTGATEFDAWDMSGNDGFEGKVRPLAEKMAMIKGGDSVASGVTAMEAFGHTPGHMAYMIESDGKSLLLGADFANHYVWSLAYPDWEVKFDRDKAMAAKTRRKTLDMLAADKIPFVGYHMPWPGTGYVAKHGDGYHYEPTSYQLMMD, encoded by the coding sequence ATGACAAAACCCGCCTTTTCCATCACTCGTCGCAGCGCCTTGATGGGCGCCGCGGCCTTGCCCATTGCCGCACTCGGCGATAGCCCGGCCTTTGCCGCCGCCAAAATGATGGGCCTCGCCACCACCCGCTTCAATCGCTTCAAACTTGGCGGGTTCGAGGTCACAACCCTGCTCGCCGGAACCCGCACCGTGCCGGACCCGCATGCGATTTTCGGCCTCAACGCCAGCGAAGATGACTTTGCCGCCGCCTCTGCCGCCGCAGGCATCCCCACGGACAAGGCGCAGTTCTTCTTTACCCCCACCGTCGTCAACACCGGCAGCGAATTGATCCTGTTTGACACCGGCCTCAACGCAGGCGGCATTACCGGCGCTCTCGAAGCTGCGGGCTATAGTGCTGATCAGATCGACACCGTGGTGTTGACCCATATGCACGGCGACCATATCGGCGGGCTGATGGAGGGCGGCGCGGCGACCTTTGCCAACGCCAAATACGTCACCGGCGCGACCGAGTTCGACGCATGGGATATGTCCGGCAACGACGGGTTCGAAGGCAAAGTCCGCCCGCTCGCCGAAAAAATGGCCATGATCAAAGGCGGCGACAGCGTCGCCTCTGGCGTGACCGCAATGGAAGCGTTCGGCCACACCCCCGGCCATATGGCCTATATGATCGAAAGCGACGGGAAATCCCTGCTCCTCGGCGCGGATTTTGCCAACCATTACGTCTGGTCGCTGGCCTATCCCGATTGGGAGGTCAAATTCGACCGCGACAAGGCGATGGCCGCAAAAACCCGCCGCAAAACGCTCGACATGCTGGCAGCCGATAAGATTCCCTTCGTCGGCTATCACATGCCCTGGCCCGGAACCGGCTATGTCGCCAAACATGGCGATGGCTATCACTACGAGCCGACCAGCTATCAGCTGATGATGGACTGA
- a CDS encoding c-type cytochrome, which translates to MERRQEEHDATCFGLDGGGCIALVMAGCVMQSMPEPDEGALLFASNCAMCHGASGRGNGELAADIRADLGRKPADLTRISAHNKGVFPRAEVLSYIDGYTRGRLERQNMPEFGLLLEGPTVPVDTGDGVMTPVPRPLAALMVYLESLQR; encoded by the coding sequence TTGGAAAGACGGCAGGAGGAACATGATGCGACATGCTTTGGGTTGGACGGCGGGGGCTGCATTGCGCTGGTTATGGCGGGCTGTGTGATGCAGAGCATGCCCGAACCCGACGAGGGCGCCCTGTTGTTCGCGAGCAATTGCGCCATGTGTCACGGGGCGTCAGGGCGCGGCAACGGCGAACTTGCCGCGGATATTCGCGCCGACCTTGGCCGCAAGCCCGCCGATCTGACCCGGATCAGCGCCCACAACAAGGGAGTGTTCCCGCGCGCCGAGGTGCTGTCCTATATCGACGGCTACACCCGAGGGCGTCTTGAACGTCAAAATATGCCCGAATTCGGTTTGCTTTTGGAAGGGCCGACTGTTCCGGTTGATACGGGCGACGGGGTGATGACCCCGGTACCACGCCCGCTCGCGGCGTTGATGGTCTATCTGGAATCGCTCCAGCGCTAA
- a CDS encoding pyridoxamine 5'-phosphate oxidase family protein encodes MQFDEEIADLARLRELLPTEGFVNTFLKVTDHLNDVARQFIALSPFVVVATKSAQGLIDVSPKGDPQGFVEVYDDKTLIIPDRLGNHRVDGFQNLLEDPNIALLFIVPGHGDTLRVAGKAKIVRDAAISKRHAIKGREPLLALVIEVEEAFMHCSKSLIRSRLWQPEQWPARKSAPTLADWVIAAVERDQTLQEVEADHSADEQERLY; translated from the coding sequence ATGCAATTTGACGAAGAGATTGCCGACCTCGCACGGTTGCGCGAATTGCTGCCCACCGAGGGTTTTGTGAACACCTTTCTCAAAGTCACAGACCATTTGAACGATGTCGCGCGGCAATTTATTGCGCTTTCGCCCTTCGTTGTGGTGGCGACAAAATCAGCGCAGGGGTTGATTGATGTTTCGCCCAAGGGCGATCCGCAGGGGTTTGTTGAGGTCTATGACGACAAGACGCTGATCATTCCCGACCGATTGGGCAACCACCGTGTGGACGGGTTTCAAAACCTGCTGGAGGACCCCAATATTGCGCTTTTGTTCATTGTGCCGGGGCATGGTGACACGCTGCGCGTGGCGGGAAAAGCGAAGATTGTGCGCGACGCCGCGATCAGCAAACGCCATGCGATTAAGGGGCGAGAGCCGCTTTTGGCCTTGGTGATCGAGGTGGAGGAGGCGTTTATGCATTGCTCCAAATCGCTGATCCGATCGCGGCTTTGGCAGCCTGAGCAGTGGCCCGCGCGCAAGAGCGCGCCGACATTGGCGGATTGGGTGATCGCGGCGGTAGAGCGGGATCAGACGTTGCAAGAGGTCGAGGCCGATCACAGCGCTGACGAGCAGGAACGGCTTTATTGA
- a CDS encoding cytochrome c — MAGLAFGAGPVSAQDAGVGADLYARHCATCHGVDGKGQGPMASVLLVQPVDLTGLTAANNGTFPALNVVRRIDGRDPLVSHGSPMPVYGDFFEGNDTAMKTASGQPLMTSRAIADLVAFLQGIQK; from the coding sequence ATGGCGGGGCTGGCGTTTGGTGCGGGACCAGTGTCGGCGCAGGATGCGGGCGTGGGGGCTGATCTTTATGCCCGCCACTGTGCCACCTGTCACGGGGTTGACGGCAAAGGGCAAGGGCCGATGGCCAGCGTGCTTTTGGTGCAACCTGTGGATTTGACCGGCTTGACGGCCGCCAACAACGGGACATTCCCGGCGTTGAATGTGGTGCGCCGGATCGACGGGCGTGATCCGCTGGTCAGCCACGGCAGCCCGATGCCGGTCTATGGCGACTTCTTTGAAGGCAATGACACGGCGATGAAAACCGCAAGTGGCCAGCCGCTGATGACAAGCCGCGCGATTGCCGATTTGGTTGCATTCTTGCAAGGTATCCAGAAGTAA
- the ftsW gene encoding putative lipid II flippase FtsW codes for MTEMVYGTVPVREGEPVLPKWWRTLDKWTLSCVLILFGIGLLLGLAASVPLAEKNGFAAFHYVIRQGVFGGTALLAMLITSMMSPDLVRRLAVLGFLVAFVALMGLPFFGTDFGKGATRWYSLGFASVQPSEFLKPGFIVVAAWMMAASQEINGPPGKSLSLLLAAVIVLMLALQPDFGQSALILFGWGVMYFVAGAPMLILVVLAGGVVLSGTFAYNSSEHFARRIDGFLNPDVDPRTQLGYAANAIREGGFFGVGVGEGQVKWSLPDAHTDFIIAVAAEEYGLVLVLVIIALYASVVVRSLFRLIRERDPFIRLAGTGLAVLFGVQAMINMGVAVRLLPAKGMTLPFVSYGGSSLIAGGIAVGMLLAFTRTRPQGEIDEIFRGRGR; via the coding sequence ATGACAGAAATGGTCTATGGAACGGTGCCGGTGCGCGAGGGCGAGCCGGTTTTGCCGAAATGGTGGCGCACGTTGGACAAGTGGACCTTGTCTTGTGTGCTGATCCTGTTCGGGATTGGATTGCTTTTGGGCCTCGCGGCGAGCGTGCCGCTGGCTGAAAAGAACGGCTTTGCGGCCTTTCACTATGTGATCCGGCAGGGGGTTTTCGGCGGCACGGCGCTTTTGGCGATGCTGATCACCTCGATGATGAGCCCTGATCTTGTCCGGCGATTGGCGGTTCTGGGGTTCTTGGTGGCGTTTGTTGCGCTGATGGGGCTGCCGTTTTTCGGAACGGATTTCGGCAAGGGCGCGACGCGCTGGTATAGCCTTGGGTTTGCGAGCGTGCAGCCGAGCGAGTTTCTCAAGCCCGGATTTATCGTGGTGGCGGCGTGGATGATGGCCGCGAGCCAAGAAATCAACGGGCCACCGGGCAAGTCCTTGTCGTTGTTGCTGGCGGCGGTGATTGTGTTGATGTTGGCGTTGCAGCCGGATTTCGGGCAATCGGCGTTGATCCTGTTTGGTTGGGGCGTGATGTATTTCGTGGCCGGGGCGCCGATGCTTATTCTGGTTGTGCTGGCCGGGGGTGTGGTGCTGTCAGGAACGTTTGCCTATAACTCCTCGGAGCATTTCGCGCGCAGGATTGATGGGTTTCTGAACCCGGATGTCGATCCGCGCACGCAATTGGGATATGCTGCGAATGCGATCCGCGAGGGCGGGTTTTTCGGCGTGGGTGTGGGCGAGGGACAGGTCAAATGGAGCCTGCCGGATGCGCATACGGATTTCATTATTGCGGTGGCGGCCGAGGAGTATGGGCTGGTGCTTGTGCTGGTGATCATTGCGCTTTATGCGAGCGTCGTCGTGCGCTCTCTGTTCCGGCTGATCCGTGAACGCGATCCGTTTATTCGGCTGGCGGGCACCGGATTGGCGGTGTTGTTCGGGGTGCAGGCGATGATCAACATGGGCGTGGCTGTGCGGCTGCTTCCGGCCAAGGGGATGACGTTGCCGTTTGTGAGCTATGGCGGGTCGTCGTTGATTGCCGGGGGGATTGCCGTTGGGATGCTTCTGGCCTTTACGCGCACACGCCCGCAGGGCGAGATCGACGAGATTTTCCGCGGGCGCGGGCGGTAG